TACTATGCTTTTAAGATATCAGGGATACATAGTAggaacataaacataaacatttatcTTACATTTTCCCCTGCATtggtatatacatatataagaTGTAGATTTAAGTTCTTAATGATTGTGTTTATTAAACCCCAAACTGGACATCTGTTAAGGGCAGATGTTATTGCGAATGCACCGTCTCGTCACAATGTTGCCTATTTAACGttaagttattttgtttcttgcaATTGTGCAAATTCAagtaaatgtttctgtaaaagagCAGCTTCGACCGTTTTACACTAACGTGCTGAGTGCTTTAAAGACTGATCACGACTTGGTTTGTTATTTGTCTGTAATGTCTCTAGCTGTTATGGTTCTCATTAGAGGACTGCGCTCTTAGTGAAGTGAGGTGGCTCTTAAAAGAGCCGTTGTGGTTTGTGGAGCAGCAGATTATTTAAGCTCTCTCTCCGCGGATACGACGGGCCAGCTGGATGTCTTTGGGCATGATGGTGACTCTCTTGGCGTGGATGGCACACAGATTGGTGTCCTCGAAGAGGCCGACCAGGTAAGCCTCACTGGCCTCCTGCAAAGCCATGACAGCGGAGCTCTGGAAGCGCAGGTCGGTCTTGAAATCCTGAGCGATTTCACGGACCAGGCGCTGGAAGGGCAGCTTACGGATCAGCAGCTCGGTGGATTTCTGGTAGCGACGGATCTCACGGAGAGCCACGGTACCGGGCCTGTAACGGTGAGGCTTCTTCACTCCGCCGGTGGCCGGGGCGCTCTTACGAGCAGCCTTGGTAGCCAGCTGCTTCCTGGGAGCTTTGCCTCCGGTGGATTTACGAGCGGTCTGCTTGGTTCTTGCCATGACTTGTTATTTCTCTGCTAACAGTAGAAATGTGCAGCTGAAAGAGGAGACACGCTGCTCTTAAACTGTGGGACCGGCTGTCACACGGTGACGCTGCTTCAGTCCTCCGCCTCCTGATTGGTGAGCGGC
This genomic window from Plectropomus leopardus isolate mb unplaced genomic scaffold, YSFRI_Pleo_2.0 unplaced_scaffold7986, whole genome shotgun sequence contains:
- the LOC121940208 gene encoding histone H3, whose product is MARTKQTARKSTGGKAPRKQLATKAARKSAPATGGVKKPHRYRPGTVALREIRRYQKSTELLIRKLPFQRLVREIAQDFKTDLRFQSSAVMALQEASEAYLVGLFEDTNLCAIHAKRVTIMPKDIQLARRIRGERA